The DNA sequence AGCAAAGCTTAGACCCGATTTCATGGGCTTTATCTTTTACCCAAAATCTCCACGCCATGTGGAGGATCTCGATCAGTTGGTAGAAAGCTTTCGACACCTGAACGAAGAAACCTTTACGGTGGCGGTGATGGTGAACCCAACGATCGCCGAGGCGGAGCGAATTATCAAAACGCGCTCATTCGATTACCTGCAATTGCATGGGAAAGAAACGCCGGAGTTTTGTGCCTCAATCAAAGCCAAGGGAGTGAAAGTGATTAAGAACTTTGCGATGGATGAAAATTTCGATGTAACACAACTCGACCGCTATCGAAAATGTGTGGACTTATTTTTGTTCGATACAAAGACGAAACAACATGGAGGCAGTGGCGAAACCTTCGATTGGAAATTGTTGGAGCAATTGCCGGAAGACTTACCTTACCTGTTGAGTGGAGGGCTGAGCCTGAAAAACATAAAAAGAGCCAAACGTCTGCATGCACCCGCGCCACAAGGCATTGATGTAAACAGCCGTTTTGAAATTGAGCCCGCATTGAAGGATGTTGAAAAGCTCAAAGAACTAAAAAGAATTCTCAAGGAAAAATAAACAATAATGGAAGCTACTTTCGATGTTAACGATAAAGGATATTACGGCAAATTTGGTGGTGCCTATATTCCCGAGATGCTTTTCCCTAATGTGGATGAATTGAAGCAGGCCTACGAAGGCATTATGAATGACCCTGAATTCAAAGCCGAGTTCAATGACTTGCTGAA is a window from the Persicobacter psychrovividus genome containing:
- a CDS encoding phosphoribosylanthranilate isomerase gives rise to the protein MLWKVCGMRSDENIRQVAKLRPDFMGFIFYPKSPRHVEDLDQLVESFRHLNEETFTVAVMVNPTIAEAERIIKTRSFDYLQLHGKETPEFCASIKAKGVKVIKNFAMDENFDVTQLDRYRKCVDLFLFDTKTKQHGGSGETFDWKLLEQLPEDLPYLLSGGLSLKNIKRAKRLHAPAPQGIDVNSRFEIEPALKDVEKLKELKRILKEK